Proteins found in one Diorhabda sublineata isolate icDioSubl1.1 chromosome 9, icDioSubl1.1, whole genome shotgun sequence genomic segment:
- the LOC130448749 gene encoding lipid storage droplets surface-binding protein 1 isoform X1, whose product MVHRRRFRKNFKNKIIPRNDFESTVTVKNYESISVQTDDEMPQTVRKRFEWNDLDAVNRITNIPIVETGWSYAGGFYQKIKNSNSLMHWTLDTAELSAQTIVEAASPALFLLEGPINSIDDIVCKSLDILEQKVPSINLPPEMIYYNTKQYVQEMGTRIAQPVMKRADSVKKIGDTVLSSKYTAYAADTLEGVLDVAEKYVDKYLPGEDEQIIDENDKPANEEGPKGKAIHTIHHAEKFSRKLKRKVTLRTIAEVKALKHQSVEAVHVLTYVIELVATDPILAFQKGKELWASLSKDEPENQARPANLEQLIVLLVRESSRRVVHLINASSDILSTFPRRLYHSVVVLINKVLATTDSAVKTVHMENVQGTIIAILKAQGYVLAVAIKNINDQISEYLEQVAENLSKHDENSPGALSVPQITVNNPKATLKNTKQNSNGFENNL is encoded by the exons ATGGTTCATAGAAGacgatttagaaaaaatttcaaaaacaaaataatacctCGAAATGATTTTGAATCGACAGTAAcagttaaaaattatgaatctattTCGGTCCAAACAGATGATGAAA TGCCACaaacggttagaaaaagatTCGAATGGAACGATCTGGACGCGGTCAATCGTATTACAAATATCCCGATAGTGGAAACCGGATGGTCTTATGCGGGAGGCttctatcaaaaaataaaa aattcgAATTCGTTGATGCATTGGACTTTAGATACTGCCGAACTATCAGCTCAAACTATAGTGGAAGCTGCTTCGCCGGCTCTGTTCCTATTGGAAGGACCTATCAATTCCATTGACGATATCGTTTGTAAAAGTTTGGATATCTTGGAACAAAAAGTACCGTCGATAAATCTTCCACCGGAAATG atttattacaATACGAAACAATACGTACAAGAAATGGGAACGAGAATCGCCCAGCCGGTTATGAAACGCGCGGATTCCGTGAAAAAAATAGGAGACACAGTTCTATCTAGCAAATACACGGCTTACGCTGCTGATACTTTAGAAGGTGTATTAGACGTCGCAGAAAAATACGTCGATAAATATCTACCCGGCGAAGACGAACAAATTATCGATG AAAATGATAAACCTGCCAATGAAGAAGGACCGAAAGGAAAAGCCATCCATACAATACACCACGCCGAAAAATTTTCCAGGAAACTGAAAAGGAAAGTAACTCTAAGAACGATTGCAGAAGTTAAAGCACTCAAACATCAAAGCGTGGAAGCTGTACACGTTCTAACTTACGTTATTGAATTG GTAGCCACCGATCCAATCCTTGCGTTTCAAAAAGGAAAAGAGCTATGGGCGAGTTTGAGTAAAGATGAACCTGAAAATCAAGCTAGACCGGCAAATTTGGAACAGCTGATTGTTCTGCTGGTAAGAGAATCATCACGACGCGTTGTTCATTTGATTAATGCTTCGAGTGATATACTCAGTACTTTTCCCAGAAGGTTATATCATTCCGTGGtggttttaataaataaagttttggCTACAACGGATTCTGCTGTTAAA ACCGTGCACATGGAAAACGTCCAAGGAACGATTATCGCCATTTTGAAAGCTCAAGGATACGTATTGGCGGTggcaattaaaaatattaatgaccAAATAAGCGAATACTTG GAACAAGTTGCTGAAAATCTCTCCAAACACGACGAAAATTCTCCAGGAGCATTATCCGTGCCTCAAATTACAGTGAACAATCCAAAAGCAACTTTAAAAAATACCAAACAAAATTCGAATGgtttcgaaaataatttataa
- the LOC130448749 gene encoding lipid storage droplets surface-binding protein 1 isoform X2, which translates to MPQTVRKRFEWNDLDAVNRITNIPIVETGWSYAGGFYQKIKNSNSLMHWTLDTAELSAQTIVEAASPALFLLEGPINSIDDIVCKSLDILEQKVPSINLPPEMIYYNTKQYVQEMGTRIAQPVMKRADSVKKIGDTVLSSKYTAYAADTLEGVLDVAEKYVDKYLPGEDEQIIDENDKPANEEGPKGKAIHTIHHAEKFSRKLKRKVTLRTIAEVKALKHQSVEAVHVLTYVIELVATDPILAFQKGKELWASLSKDEPENQARPANLEQLIVLLVRESSRRVVHLINASSDILSTFPRRLYHSVVVLINKVLATTDSAVKTVHMENVQGTIIAILKAQGYVLAVAIKNINDQISEYLEQVAENLSKHDENSPGALSVPQITVNNPKATLKNTKQNSNGFENNL; encoded by the exons TGCCACaaacggttagaaaaagatTCGAATGGAACGATCTGGACGCGGTCAATCGTATTACAAATATCCCGATAGTGGAAACCGGATGGTCTTATGCGGGAGGCttctatcaaaaaataaaa aattcgAATTCGTTGATGCATTGGACTTTAGATACTGCCGAACTATCAGCTCAAACTATAGTGGAAGCTGCTTCGCCGGCTCTGTTCCTATTGGAAGGACCTATCAATTCCATTGACGATATCGTTTGTAAAAGTTTGGATATCTTGGAACAAAAAGTACCGTCGATAAATCTTCCACCGGAAATG atttattacaATACGAAACAATACGTACAAGAAATGGGAACGAGAATCGCCCAGCCGGTTATGAAACGCGCGGATTCCGTGAAAAAAATAGGAGACACAGTTCTATCTAGCAAATACACGGCTTACGCTGCTGATACTTTAGAAGGTGTATTAGACGTCGCAGAAAAATACGTCGATAAATATCTACCCGGCGAAGACGAACAAATTATCGATG AAAATGATAAACCTGCCAATGAAGAAGGACCGAAAGGAAAAGCCATCCATACAATACACCACGCCGAAAAATTTTCCAGGAAACTGAAAAGGAAAGTAACTCTAAGAACGATTGCAGAAGTTAAAGCACTCAAACATCAAAGCGTGGAAGCTGTACACGTTCTAACTTACGTTATTGAATTG GTAGCCACCGATCCAATCCTTGCGTTTCAAAAAGGAAAAGAGCTATGGGCGAGTTTGAGTAAAGATGAACCTGAAAATCAAGCTAGACCGGCAAATTTGGAACAGCTGATTGTTCTGCTGGTAAGAGAATCATCACGACGCGTTGTTCATTTGATTAATGCTTCGAGTGATATACTCAGTACTTTTCCCAGAAGGTTATATCATTCCGTGGtggttttaataaataaagttttggCTACAACGGATTCTGCTGTTAAA ACCGTGCACATGGAAAACGTCCAAGGAACGATTATCGCCATTTTGAAAGCTCAAGGATACGTATTGGCGGTggcaattaaaaatattaatgaccAAATAAGCGAATACTTG GAACAAGTTGCTGAAAATCTCTCCAAACACGACGAAAATTCTCCAGGAGCATTATCCGTGCCTCAAATTACAGTGAACAATCCAAAAGCAACTTTAAAAAATACCAAACAAAATTCGAATGgtttcgaaaataatttataa